In Nasonia vitripennis strain AsymCx chromosome 2, Nvit_psr_1.1, whole genome shotgun sequence, a genomic segment contains:
- the LOC100117262 gene encoding uncharacterized protein LOC100117262 — MVSGWCPCVPLGRRDTPPPTQQQQSSQQQQQQSSQQKQKNRRSAGPFTVSAATERAEMVQMFYYENRGKCCKKLLRYNGVSNKVLLFPEEGWARSASSSYWTLTPFWWSRSRCKVVEVVAGTRRQSTQAKMVDTGTGTLYIIGSFKRMTTDADFKLYLTSNVSSSDFNMGYSMTGTLERGCKKTNTFQMTHFAVIRRRDYEKAYEDPNPT, encoded by the exons ATGGTCTCGGGGTGGTGTCCGTGCGTACCCCTGGGGCGCCGGGATACGCCGCCCCCGACGCAGCAGCAACAGTCTAgtcagcagcaacagcagcaatcTAGTCAGCAGAAGCAGAAGAATCGGAGAAGCGCGGGACCTTTCACGGTCAGCGCCGCGACCGAGCGCGCCGAGATGGTGCAGATGTTCTACTACGAGAACCGCGGCAAGTGCTGCAAGAAGCTGCTCAGATACAACGGAGTTTCTAACAAG GTCCTTCTCTTCCCGGAGGAAGGCTGGGCGAGGAGCGCGAGCAGTTCCTACTGGACGCTCACGCCGTTCTGGTGGAGCCGGAGCCGCTGCAAAGTCGTCGAGGTCGTCGCTGGAACAAGAAG GCAGAGCACACAGGCCAAGATGGTCGACACGGGCACGGGTACCCTCTACATCATCGGCTCCTTCAAAAGGATGACCACCGACGCGGACTTCAAG CTGTACCTGACGTCCAACGTCTCGTCGAGCGACTTCAACATGGGCTACAGCATGACCGGTACCCTGGAACGCGGCTGCAAGAAGACCAACACCTTCCAGATGACACACTTCGCGGTGATACGCAGACGAGACTACGAGAAGGCCTACGAGGATCCGAACCCCACCTAG